The following nucleotide sequence is from Vitis vinifera cultivar Pinot Noir 40024 chromosome 14, ASM3070453v1.
TCTTCAGGACAAGTAACAATATCTGCACCGTTCTCCTTCTTGATATCCTCTCTCCTCCTCTTACGGTGCCTAGCCCAATCAGCGATGCTTGTGCATCCCTCACCTTCAGACCTCGAATCCTGCGCTCCCGCCATGATCTCGATCCGCAGAATCCGATGGGAGAAGTTAATGTCATTGAAGGCGCATCCGAAATCGCAAGACGAAACCGTGGGTGTGGATCCCGGTGAGGAATCAGAATCCATGGCTGTTCTTGGGTCGAACAGATCCGTGTTGGAATCTCTCATCTGGGGTGTATTCCCTTTCTTCTCTTCTATCTTCTTCCCTCTCCTCCAAACATACAACTCTCTCCCTCCCACTCTCAGCTGGTATTGAAActctcagaaaaaaaaaacttgcttcCCCCCAAGCTTAAACTCTCTTCCCCTCAGTCTTTTCCTTATCTCAAGCTATCTCTCCTGAAGAAATGCTCTGTTACTCCCCCACTTCCCCTAGGCTGTTCATTCTggttctctctctaaaaacAATGCTGTAACAAAACCAGTCatcattgtagggacccctccctctgggaaacacgtggcacgcacctCACAGTGACACGcagcacgtgttatcagccggaccatcatcatccggattcccttAAGGATACGCATGATGATggttctcctatccggaccgcctcaaggaaaagCACATGACGTTTCAGCTTCTTCtgtccaaggaagagcaaacgacgctgacAGAGCATAGACATCCGGACAACCTTCATAATGTATCCGCTCCACTATACAATCCGGATAGTCAGCATGTGACCATCCGGATTTAATCGTCCGgatcatcaattaaagtaaagcaagccttacacgctatcacgacAACCAGCCATGGTCCACGTCCCATCatctgcagagtgaaaggacgggtcgaggtgacaacaagtcacttcctgcgatcattctacatgatcattTCCCACGATATCTAGACAGCAGCATTacctaccacggtttctgacagccgccagtagggtggcgatgaccatgctgcctccgaatgtcatcatgacaaacataaaatatctcctcgccattaatgagaggaacagtacccctgaagctgtatatatataccttcgcacgaagaagaaagggatccCCCTGATAACTTCTTAATACctggtaaaaggccaactgatttatacctctctctctgaccatggctaacaaaaccatcggagggtgcgtccggacatcctgtccggatgccttcttgcaggtataacgactggaTCAAGAACCTGTATAAGTTGAAATCACGCGTCCATCCatctggcaactacgtggatcctCAAAGACGCGAGGTAACAACAATCATCCCATGTCCTGCTCTTTTGTTGGCATCTCTATGAGCTTCCTTTAACACGAACTTACTCGTCTTTGCCCTTCCATAAATCTCAACCCATACAAGGCATTGATGAAGCAGTTACTAAGGAACTGGAGCATCTCTTTGAGCAACAACAAACagtgaaagagaagaaagaaaaagaaaaaaaagaaaataataatcacGAAAGATAGAGATCCCATGTAGTCTCATCTCAAGATCAATCTATGGGCTCAAAACAGGTGGgatgaaaaaggaaattaaatcaATTCATATGAATCCATGTACGTGATAACTTCAAATGAAACCCAAGAGAATGATATATTAGCAAGGCAAGCATATCTAAACAGCGAATGAGAGTTAAACAAACAGAAAAAAGCATTAAAAACAATGTGATGGGAAAATATGAACTGAAAATCAACCATGCCCGCACCTGGAAGAACTCCTCTCTAGCAGAAATGAACAAGAAAACTCACAAGCTCCTCTTCTTCCTGGCTTCTTTgctctcctttcctttttcccctACTTTTTCTCTCTAGCTAGTTACTCTCTTCTCTTTGCTCTGTTACCTTGCTTCCTCCTTTCTTTGGCCTCCTTCCCCAGCTCAAAGAATACCCTCCAAAAATATCCCCAAAAACACCAACGAAAAACAACCCCCAACCCCCTGCAGCTTGCTGCCCCTAGCTAAACAAATACTCCCTCAGAAGCTCCCGGACCTTTCCTCCTCCGTCTggctcctttttttttcaagaaagaaTCCCCCTCCAAAATATCTCCAGCCAGCACGTCTCAGTAGGTAGCAGGATACCTCTCCCTCTCAAGCAACTCAGAAAATCTCCGGTCTCCTCTCCCTCAAGCCAAAACTTGCCCCTCTAACTTGCTGCCTCAAGCTCCAGTAAAACCCCCCAAAAATATCTCACCCAAAACGGCAGCCAAAAGCACCACCCTCCCTGGCAGCTGGCTACGCTCCCCTCTAACAGAAGAACACTTCTCGGATTTCTCCTTTACAGGTGTCTCACTCTCATTGCAGCCTGGAACCACTAATGTGATTCTCTAGCCCATTAGGATGCAGCATCTGGCTCTTTGAGAGCCCTCCACCTGGCAAAAGTGAGCtgcatgaaaaatgaaaaaaaccaaGCCCCAAGATGGGGGTCTACAAGTTGTCAAAACCCCTTGTTATTCGTCGACCAATAAACTACATTAGAAACTTAGAATGCACAACTTTGATGTCATATATCACCACTTTCTGCTCTTAGCCAGTTTGAAAAGAATGCTACTTTCTTTGTGCTGAGCCAACTTTCTACGCTTCCGTATTCTTTATAAGAAAACCATTTGAAAGAGAATTGAGACACGTATGGATGGGCAGTTGACAATTTGGCTAATTGAGATCagatttttcttgatttaataATCTAACCGTCCTAAACCAAAGCAAATCAgagatgaaatttcaaatctttAACAAAAACTCCCAAAATGAAATTGTCCAACCAAAAATTGTTTAGCCACTCATAAATTTCAAGATGGAACTCCTTCCTCATAATTGGTTTTATAGGCatgaaaatgtaatttttaactGATTTTCATACTCAGGTATGAAAATGACTGTAAGCCCACTGCCATCGCACATCCCAGAAGCCATGACAACTATCAATAATTTACGTTGGGAGACattgaaataaagaaacaagattAAAGAAAAGGGCAGCTGTTCAATTTAAGAAGACGCGGCTAAGCAACCGACTGGCTGATTTAGTCAAGGCATTGGGCTTCACAGTCACCCTTCTCTGCCCTTGATTGCTTTTTTCTGCTTCTAGAAACGCTAAAGGAAAACTATCTCTATGCCTAATACCAACCCCTTGTGACCGCTGGTAGTCTTCGACCTCCTATAAATAATGGCCTCAGATCTcctcaaaattccaaattaatcTAGCTTCCAGAACCAGCAACGATCTCGTCCTCACAATTTTCATCTGCTCCAACCAAAGATGGACAGCACCACCCAAGGATCGCAGCCTCTTTACCCCTCCTTGTCCCCAACCACGCCTGAGGAAACTGCCCAAGGATCGCAGCCTCTTTACCCCTCCTTGTCCCCAACCACGCTTGAGGAAACTGCCCATCAACCATTAACATCCCTGCCTTCATCTTCTCCACAGCAGGTCAACCCTGAAGAAGCTCAGCCTCATCATCAAGCCGGTCCATCGTCATCAGCGCCGCCTGTTCCACCGTGTAAAGAGAACGCTGAGAAGTGGGGGACACAAATCATGGGGCCTCCCGCAGTCCCAACATGCCACCCAGACAACAAGAAGGCAGCGTTGTGGGGTGCTGCTCATGATCAGCAAAACAACCACCATCATCACCCTTATCTCCAGTACAACCCCATTGAAAAGCCGAGCAGCAGCCCTATGGAATCTGTTCTCCATATGTTCAACTCCTGGAGCAACAAGGCTGAGAGCACCGCCAACAATATCTGGCATAACtgtatgtttcttttttcttctgctTTCGATTTCCATGAAAAACGCCTTGGTTTATTTACCATTTGTTGCCAAGTCATTGACATTTTTGCTTTCGATTACCAGTGAAAACGGGGCCATCTGTATCCAAAGCGGCTTGGGGGAAGGTGAATTTGACCGCCAAAGCAATAACAGGAGGTGGGTTTGAGTCCTTGTACAAGCAGACTTTCGCAACTCATCCCAGCGAGAAGCTGAAGAAGTCTTTTGCCTGTTATCTTTCCACATCAACTGGACCAGTAGCTGGAACTCTTTATCTCTCAAATATTCATGTAGCTTTCTGCAGCGACCGCCCCTTGTCCTTCACTGCACCATCTGGCCAGGAAACTTGGAGCTACTACAAGGTGAGATAAACTGTTACAACACTAGTATTAAAATGATCAGCCACACACGGACACTACAAACAAATTCTTAGTTTTACGAATTGACATATTTACTTGGAACAGGTCATGGTACCTTTGAGCAAAATCGGTACAATCAACCCTGTAATCATGAGGGAAAATCCAtctgaaaatgaaaatccatCTGAAAGATATATCCAGACTGTCACAGTGGATGGGCATGATTTCTGGTTCATGGGTTTTGTTAATTATGACAAAGCATCTCAGCATCTCACCGAAAGCATGACAAATTTTATAGCAACTGGCATAGCAGTACAGCCGCCCGTTGCATAACATAAGAGTGGATTATTGTCTTCCTTTTTAAGTTTTCTTGGGCTCCAGCCTTTTTCTGATATGAGAGATCGTCTTCTCTTCCATATTTTcccctttcttttcaaatttttgttatatatacgTGTGTAATAATGACATAGCTATGTTtcacggtttttttttttttaatatatataacattttattCTCATTGAATATGTTTTGATGCTGATACATTTAAATTATACTTTCGGTGAGAAAAATCAGAGGTGGATCTCCAATATCACTAATCTCATCACAAGTAGGTTGCAAATGcccacaaaataaaatatgcatCCTTTCTTCGGGTACATCATTCAGACCATGATAAAGAACAAGACTCAATCGGTTACTCTTAAACTGTCTCTGTACATCCACGTTCAACTTATGTGCAACTTACAGCATCATTACCTTCCAATAATTCCTGGCTCTACAGAGTACAACAAACAATTCCTTGATTAATTTCCAGTTCCTGCTGTATTCCAAATGCTCTACTTGTCAATGGATACCGTTATTTTTTACCACATACAGTGTTGGTTTCCTATTTTACCGTGGGATTTCTCTTTATTATTCctgatatatattttaaaaaaagaaggcaATCCGAATTGTTCAGCATGCCAAATAATTCTTAATCTCCAAAACTAGTGTCCCCAACCACTATAAACCCTCCATCAAATGGAAGGCAAACCAGAGGAGTCCTCACTATATCAATCAGGGACCATATCAGAGTCCTAGTCAGGGCATTAGATAATAACGAAGGGCAAAGGTATCCAATGCAAAATTTGTAGTCAccagatatgaaaaatatacaaagtcaaataaaacataaagatTAAATCCCTTCTGGCGGGCGCTGACCAACCAATCTGCTCATCTTGAACTTTCTAATTAGAAGCTACCTATTCTGAAGTTCTCAAAAACAGTCATGAATTCAGGGCAAGAAAACTGTGACAGGTCATAATAGGGGATGCTCTTTGCCCAACCCAATCACATATATGCTACccaattgttttgtttttcagcTTGAATGGTTAACGCTTCTTCTTGCTTCCTTTCCCAGCACCGGATTTTGATGGACTGGCGACCAGATACACAAAGACAGACACAATGGAGATCACAGAGATCTGGGACCCATATTTTGCCAACAACCTCTGCAAATAGAAAAAGTTGAAAGCAATGAAAAAGAAGGATTTTATGTCACATTGTCCTAATT
It contains:
- the LOC100265266 gene encoding GEM-like protein 5: MDSTTQGSQPLYPSLSPTTPEETAQGSQPLYPSLSPTTLEETAHQPLTSLPSSSPQQVNPEEAQPHHQAGPSSSAPPVPPCKENAEKWGTQIMGPPAVPTCHPDNKKAALWGAAHDQQNNHHHHPYLQYNPIEKPSSSPMESVLHMFNSWSNKAESTANNIWHNLKTGPSVSKAAWGKVNLTAKAITGGGFESLYKQTFATHPSEKLKKSFACYLSTSTGPVAGTLYLSNIHVAFCSDRPLSFTAPSGQETWSYYKVMVPLSKIGTINPVIMRENPSENENPSERYIQTVTVDGHDFWFMGFVNYDKASQHLTESMTNFIATGIAVQPPVA